A window of the Deinococcus gobiensis I-0 genome harbors these coding sequences:
- the rpsI gene encoding 30S ribosomal protein S9, whose product MAVNQPEQFYGTGRRKAAVARVFLRPGEGKIVVNGKEFQTYFLGLLRAFHALQAFRETGTAGRYDAVITVTGGGPTGQIDAIKLGIARALLKVNPDFRAQLKPRGLLTRDPREVERKKYGLKKARRAPQFSKR is encoded by the coding sequence ATGGCCGTCAACCAACCTGAACAGTTCTACGGCACCGGCCGCCGCAAGGCCGCCGTCGCCCGCGTCTTCCTGCGCCCTGGCGAAGGCAAGATCGTGGTGAACGGCAAGGAATTCCAGACCTACTTCCTGGGTCTGCTGCGCGCCTTCCACGCCCTCCAGGCGTTCCGTGAAACCGGCACCGCCGGCCGTTACGACGCTGTGATCACCGTCACGGGCGGCGGCCCCACCGGCCAGATCGACGCCATCAAGCTCGGCATCGCCCGCGCCCTGCTGAAGGTCAACCCCGACTTCCGCGCCCAGCTCAAGCCCCGTGGCCTGCTGACCCGCGACCCCCGCGAAGTCGAGCGCAAGAAGTACGGCCTCAAGAAGGCCCGCCGCGCGCCCCAGTTCAGCAAGCGCTGA
- the rplM gene encoding 50S ribosomal protein L13, translating to MKTYIPKNDEQNWVVVDATNVPLGRLATLIASRIRGKHRPDFTPNIIQGDFVVVLNAEKVALTGNKLDGKVYTRYTGYQGGLKTETARQALAKHPERVIEHAVFGMLPKGRQGRAMHSRLKVYAGETHPHAAQKPQTLEVK from the coding sequence GTGAAAACCTATATCCCCAAAAACGACGAGCAGAACTGGGTCGTGGTCGACGCGACCAACGTGCCGCTGGGCCGCCTCGCCACCCTGATCGCCAGCCGCATCCGTGGCAAGCACCGCCCCGACTTCACGCCCAACATCATCCAGGGCGATTTCGTGGTCGTGCTGAACGCCGAGAAGGTCGCCCTGACCGGCAACAAGCTCGACGGCAAGGTCTACACCCGCTACACCGGCTACCAGGGCGGCCTCAAGACCGAAACCGCCCGCCAGGCGCTGGCCAAGCACCCCGAGCGCGTGATCGAGCACGCCGTGTTCGGCATGCTGCCCAAGGGCCGTCAGGGCCGCGCGATGCACAGCCGCCTGAAGGTCTACGCGGGTGAAACCCACCCCCACGCTGCCCAGAAGCCCCAGACCCTGGAGGTCAAGTAA
- the aroQ gene encoding type II 3-dehydroquinate dehydratase: MFLVLNGPNLNRLGLREPGVYGAQTLEDLERQCEAWGAELGVAVTCRQSNFEGQLLEWIHEAQEQGFTGIVINPGALTHYSYALRDAISGQPLPVVEVHISNVDAREEFRHKSVTAAVCRGKISGLGFTGYRLAMDYLAEVLSPETGE, translated from the coding sequence ATGTTCCTCGTCCTGAACGGCCCGAACCTCAATCGCCTCGGCCTGCGCGAGCCGGGGGTGTACGGCGCACAGACGCTCGAAGACCTGGAGCGCCAGTGCGAGGCCTGGGGCGCCGAGCTGGGCGTGGCCGTCACCTGCCGCCAGAGCAACTTCGAGGGCCAGCTGCTCGAATGGATCCACGAGGCGCAGGAGCAGGGCTTCACCGGCATCGTCATCAACCCCGGCGCGCTGACGCACTACAGCTACGCGCTGCGCGACGCGATCTCCGGGCAGCCGCTGCCGGTGGTCGAGGTGCACATCAGCAACGTGGACGCCCGCGAGGAATTCCGGCACAAGTCGGTCACGGCGGCGGTGTGCCGGGGCAAGATCAGCGGTCTGGGCTTCACGGGCTACCGGCTGGCGATGGACTACCTCGCCGAGGTCCTCTCGCCCGAGACCGGCGAATGA
- a CDS encoding alpha/beta hydrolase, with the protein MSWRPYAVQEGNTVTGTLLEWPDLSDAQHTPRTALAWLPPSYHDEPERRYPVVYFHDGQNVFDAATSNSGEWEADETLTRLAGEGLEAIAIGVPHGGERRFFEYSPAAIPAPDLPEGGGADAYVAYLVDTVKALVDSSFRTRPEPEYTVTVGSSMGAVVSLHALLTRPDVFGHAGLLSPAFWTGGDFSLAQARRSPTPPGRVWVDVGGHESEQPERAKAYVRDAHALAELLREKGMSERVAFLADPQAIHHESAWAARLPAALRFLLGGAAKG; encoded by the coding sequence ATGAGCTGGCGGCCCTATGCGGTGCAGGAGGGCAACACCGTCACCGGCACACTGCTGGAGTGGCCTGACCTGAGCGACGCGCAGCACACCCCGCGCACCGCGTTGGCATGGCTGCCGCCCTCGTATCACGACGAGCCGGAGCGGCGCTATCCGGTGGTGTACTTCCACGACGGCCAGAACGTGTTCGACGCGGCGACGAGCAACAGCGGCGAGTGGGAGGCCGACGAGACCCTGACCCGGCTGGCGGGGGAGGGCCTGGAGGCCATCGCCATCGGGGTCCCGCACGGCGGCGAGCGGCGCTTTTTCGAGTACAGCCCGGCCGCCATCCCGGCCCCGGATCTGCCGGAGGGGGGCGGGGCCGATGCCTACGTCGCCTACCTCGTGGACACGGTCAAGGCACTCGTGGACAGCTCGTTCCGGACCCGCCCGGAGCCGGAATACACCGTGACGGTCGGCAGCAGCATGGGCGCGGTGGTCAGCCTGCACGCCCTGCTCACGCGCCCGGACGTGTTCGGGCACGCGGGGCTGCTCAGCCCGGCCTTCTGGACCGGCGGCGACTTCTCGCTGGCGCAGGCGCGGCGCTCGCCCACGCCCCCGGGGCGCGTCTGGGTGGATGTGGGGGGCCATGAGAGCGAACAGCCGGAGCGTGCCAAGGCCTACGTGCGCGACGCCCACGCCCTGGCCGAGCTGCTGCGCGAGAAAGGCATGAGCGAGCGGGTCGCGTTCCTGGCCGACCCGCAGGCCATCCACCACGAGTCGGCATGGGCGGCGCGGCTGCCGGCGGCGCTGCGTTTCCTGCTGGGCGGCGCTGCGAAGGGGTGA